The proteins below are encoded in one region of Marinobacter sp. F4206:
- a CDS encoding sodium-dependent transporter, giving the protein MSVSQSGSATYSEALEGSNAQRGLWSSRLAFILAATGSAVGLGNIWKFPYITGENGGGAFVLVYLLCIAAVGLPIMMAEVLIGRRGGRSPVNSLRLIAQRDRLKPAWRMVGAVGILAGFLILSFYSVIGGWAVSYVGTAASGQLVGQSAEAIGAIFSGLLSDPLTLLTWHTVFMALVMVVVAKGVRSGLERAVSILMPGLFVLLLIVVGYAMTTGEFGRAAAFLFQPDFSKLTTSGILVALGHAFFTLSLGMAVMMAYGSYLPKNISIAKTSIAVSVIDTGVALLAGMAIFPIVFANGLEPGAGPGLIFQTLPLAFGQMPMGSLFGTLFFVLLIFAAWTSGISLLEPIVEWLEEQKGMNRTVSTLGAGVVCWALGIASILSLNLWSDFAPLGSIAMFEGKTIFDLLDFFTANILLPLGGLLVAVFAGWVMSREAIEKELSLSEPMFKLWYITIRYFTPIAVAAVFLYNLA; this is encoded by the coding sequence ATGTCTGTATCACAATCAGGTAGCGCCACCTATTCGGAGGCACTGGAAGGCTCCAACGCCCAGCGAGGGCTCTGGTCCTCGCGCCTCGCCTTTATTCTCGCAGCGACCGGCTCCGCCGTGGGTCTCGGTAATATCTGGAAATTTCCCTACATTACCGGCGAGAACGGCGGCGGGGCCTTTGTCCTGGTCTACCTTCTCTGCATCGCCGCAGTTGGCCTGCCGATCATGATGGCCGAAGTACTCATTGGTCGCCGTGGTGGCCGCAGCCCGGTCAACAGCCTCCGACTGATTGCCCAACGTGACCGGTTGAAGCCAGCCTGGCGCATGGTGGGTGCCGTGGGCATACTCGCCGGTTTCCTGATCCTGTCGTTCTATTCCGTGATTGGCGGCTGGGCCGTGTCCTACGTTGGCACCGCGGCCAGTGGTCAGCTGGTCGGCCAGTCTGCCGAAGCAATTGGCGCCATTTTCTCGGGCCTGCTGAGCGATCCGCTGACGCTGCTGACGTGGCACACCGTATTCATGGCCCTGGTCATGGTGGTGGTCGCCAAGGGAGTTCGTTCGGGGCTTGAGCGTGCGGTCAGCATCCTGATGCCCGGCCTGTTTGTCCTGCTTCTGATTGTGGTCGGCTACGCCATGACCACCGGCGAGTTTGGCCGCGCAGCCGCCTTTCTGTTCCAGCCGGACTTCTCCAAGTTGACCACCTCCGGCATCCTGGTCGCACTCGGCCATGCCTTCTTCACCCTGAGCCTGGGCATGGCAGTAATGATGGCCTACGGTTCTTATCTGCCGAAGAACATTTCCATTGCCAAGACCTCCATCGCCGTGTCGGTGATCGACACCGGTGTTGCCCTGCTGGCCGGTATGGCCATCTTCCCGATTGTCTTTGCCAACGGCCTTGAGCCTGGCGCCGGCCCCGGCCTGATCTTCCAGACACTGCCGCTGGCGTTCGGCCAAATGCCCATGGGCAGCCTGTTCGGCACCCTGTTCTTCGTACTGCTGATCTTTGCCGCCTGGACCTCCGGTATTTCGCTGCTGGAACCGATCGTGGAGTGGCTGGAAGAACAGAAGGGCATGAACCGTACTGTCAGTACGCTGGGTGCCGGCGTTGTCTGCTGGGCGCTGGGGATTGCCTCGATCCTGTCCCTGAACCTGTGGTCGGATTTCGCACCGCTCGGCAGCATCGCGATGTTCGAAGGCAAGACCATCTTCGACCTGCTGGACTTCTTCACCGCCAACATCCTGCTGCCCCTGGGCGGACTGCTGGTGGCCGTGTTCGCCGGCTGGGTGATGTCTCGTGAGGCGATCGAGAAAGAGCTGTCGCTGTCCGAGCCGATGTTCAAGCTGTGGTACATCACCATTCGCTATTTCACACCCATCGCCGTCGCAGCGGTGTTCCTCTACAACCTGGCCTGA
- a CDS encoding dodecin, whose product MSDHHVYKKVEIVGSSRKSIENAIENALEECGKSIRNMEWFEVVETRGHIVDGKVGHYQVVMKVGFRIKDS is encoded by the coding sequence ATGTCCGATCATCACGTGTACAAGAAAGTGGAAATAGTCGGTTCGTCGCGCAAGAGCATCGAAAACGCCATTGAGAATGCCCTTGAAGAATGTGGCAAGAGCATCCGCAACATGGAGTGGTTTGAGGTTGTCGAGACCCGGGGCCACATCGTTGATGGCAAGGTCGGGCACTATCAGGTCGTGATGAAGGTGGGCTTCCGCATCAAGGATAGCTGA
- a CDS encoding DUF1415 domain-containing protein encodes MGETEVINATRKWVEDVVVGYNLCPFAKRELIRDRVRFVVSDAADEDALLQSLHSELQLLENEPEIETTVLIHPGVLQDFAAYNEFLDAADGLLAYLDMEGVYQIASFHPDYQFAGTEPDSAENYTNRSPYPMLHLLREASLEAAIESHPDVDGIPGRNIELMEELGAEKMKAVLSSCLNSATNTGE; translated from the coding sequence ATGGGTGAGACTGAGGTAATTAACGCGACTCGTAAATGGGTCGAAGACGTGGTTGTGGGTTACAACCTTTGTCCATTCGCAAAGCGTGAGCTGATCAGGGACCGGGTGCGGTTCGTTGTATCCGACGCTGCCGACGAAGATGCTTTGCTCCAGTCACTGCATTCCGAGCTCCAGCTTCTTGAAAACGAGCCCGAGATTGAAACCACGGTTTTGATCCATCCAGGTGTATTGCAGGACTTCGCCGCCTACAATGAGTTTCTGGATGCGGCCGATGGCTTGCTGGCCTATCTGGATATGGAAGGCGTATATCAGATTGCGAGTTTCCACCCGGATTACCAGTTTGCGGGAACCGAGCCGGACTCGGCAGAGAACTACACCAATCGGTCTCCCTACCCGATGCTTCACCTATTGCGTGAAGCGAGTCTGGAAGCGGCTATTGAAAGCCACCCGGACGTGGACGGAATACCTGGTCGTAACATCGAACTGATGGAGGAGTTGGGCGCCGAGAAAATGAAAGCAGTGCTCTCGAGTTGTCTCAATAGCGCCACGAATACCGGGGAGTAG
- a CDS encoding spermidine synthase produces MGLLFEQIDSQPSEIGEITLRRRKIPAIGDRNIFEVKLGEEFLMSSMFVDAEIALSDLGLDETEGENLSVVVGGLGLGYTAVAALKHERVGELLIVEYLEPVIRWHRQELVPLGTDINADPRSRYVHGSFFDLAIAEPDTGGFDPGAPGRTFDAILLDIDHSPRALLHDSNASFYTVNNISQMARQLKPRGIFAMWSNEGEDEEFMAVLREVFTDVACHVVTFFNPFQNRESFNTVYVARKPG; encoded by the coding sequence GTGGGACTTCTTTTCGAACAAATCGACAGCCAACCCTCCGAAATCGGCGAGATTACCCTCCGGCGGCGCAAGATCCCGGCCATTGGCGACCGCAATATCTTCGAGGTAAAACTCGGCGAAGAATTCCTGATGTCCAGCATGTTCGTGGATGCCGAGATTGCCCTGTCAGACCTCGGCCTCGACGAAACCGAAGGCGAAAACCTCAGCGTGGTCGTTGGCGGCCTGGGGCTTGGCTACACTGCTGTCGCCGCGCTCAAACACGAGCGGGTGGGGGAGTTGTTGATTGTCGAGTACCTGGAGCCGGTCATCCGCTGGCACAGGCAGGAACTGGTGCCGCTGGGCACGGACATCAACGCCGATCCCCGCAGCCGTTACGTTCACGGTAGCTTCTTTGACCTGGCCATTGCCGAGCCGGACACTGGCGGCTTCGACCCCGGGGCACCGGGCCGGACCTTCGATGCCATCCTGCTGGACATTGATCACTCTCCCCGAGCCCTGCTGCACGATTCCAATGCCAGTTTTTACACCGTGAACAACATCAGCCAGATGGCGCGGCAGTTGAAGCCCCGAGGCATCTTTGCCATGTGGTCCAATGAAGGCGAAGATGAGGAGTTCATGGCGGTGCTTCGTGAGGTGTTCACGGATGTCGCCTGCCATGTTGTAACCTTCTTCAACCCGTTCCAGAACAGGGAATCGTTCAACACCGTGTATGTAGCCCGCAAGCCGGGTTGA
- a CDS encoding DUF3750 domain-containing protein codes for MKRLLKYTTWLVGGLFLLLAGPVLLATSGSLQGAENWQTATRESAGIAPRPGQYDDAIVQVYGARAWSWRGYFAVHTWIATKEKGADEYRVHEVTGWRHYVVNSHPGEPDRHWYGARPELYADIRGASAESLIPAVYEAVESYPYPTEYKAWPGPNSNTFIAWVIREVPGLDVALPSNAIGKDYLGDSVVAEVPGGTGYQFSLGGYFGLLAGVREGLELNILGLSLGFNPMALGIKLPGIGELALRNPNPMQAPDPER; via the coding sequence ATGAAACGACTCCTGAAATACACCACCTGGTTAGTGGGTGGTCTGTTTCTGCTGCTGGCAGGCCCGGTATTGCTGGCCACCAGCGGCAGCCTTCAGGGGGCTGAAAACTGGCAGACGGCCACCCGGGAAAGTGCGGGAATCGCCCCCCGGCCGGGGCAATATGACGATGCCATTGTCCAAGTCTACGGTGCCCGGGCCTGGAGTTGGCGAGGATATTTTGCAGTCCATACCTGGATCGCCACCAAGGAAAAGGGGGCGGACGAATACCGGGTTCACGAAGTCACTGGCTGGCGCCATTACGTGGTGAACTCCCACCCCGGCGAACCGGATCGTCACTGGTACGGCGCCCGGCCCGAACTCTATGCGGATATCCGTGGCGCCAGCGCCGAGTCGCTGATCCCGGCAGTTTACGAGGCGGTGGAGAGCTACCCCTACCCGACCGAGTACAAGGCCTGGCCCGGCCCGAACAGCAACACCTTCATCGCCTGGGTGATTCGGGAAGTGCCCGGCCTTGATGTTGCTCTTCCCAGCAACGCCATCGGCAAGGACTACCTGGGTGACAGCGTGGTTGCCGAGGTGCCGGGTGGCACCGGCTACCAGTTTTCCCTTGGTGGTTATTTCGGGCTACTCGCCGGTGTCCGGGAAGGTCTCGAGCTAAACATCCTTGGCCTGTCCCTGGGGTTTAACCCCATGGCTCTGGGCATCAAACTGCCGGGCATCGGCGAGCTGGCGCTGCGCAATCCCAATCCTATGCAGGCGCCTGATCCCGAGCGGTGA
- a CDS encoding AzlD family protein: MTIETTTAGVLALIAIMTVVTLVTRFGGVFIMSFVRISPRIESFINTMASSVLIAIVVPMAFAGDLGAIAALSVTTVTMLALRKPLPAIGAGIAAAGIVRYLV, translated from the coding sequence GTGACTATCGAAACCACCACGGCGGGCGTGCTCGCCCTGATTGCCATCATGACCGTTGTCACTCTGGTGACCCGATTCGGTGGCGTATTCATCATGTCGTTCGTGCGCATTAGCCCCCGAATCGAGAGTTTCATCAATACCATGGCCAGCTCTGTGCTGATCGCCATCGTGGTGCCTATGGCGTTTGCCGGGGACCTGGGGGCAATCGCGGCGCTGTCGGTCACCACCGTGACCATGCTGGCGCTTAGGAAGCCCTTGCCAGCCATTGGCGCCGGCATCGCCGCCGCCGGCATTGTACGCTACCTGGTCTGA
- a CDS encoding succinyl-CoA synthetase subunit beta: MGFGPTPENAPDGQRLRVLAFLGVLALAPLLFIGDPDWLPGPLNQSVWNLGHIALFGSLTLVVRPWRWLQGWRLWLVATATMLLTGALIEAAQSKLGREADWHDILRNLIGVWLILAWYPLVAPDARRSVPIIGLAIACTLFVIVELGSTGIVAARQFELSHQLPKLYNFDHEDPTPFWLGDLKPSPDPARDHGRSLRIELDTGRYSGASLINLPADWRQYKRLTITLYNPDQSPLPLTLRINDLEHEHGDNAHSDRYNTSFTLAPGVNTYTLALEAVKNAPRNRTLDMSRIHRLTVFAMRLPEPRTIYLLDLRLD, from the coding sequence ATGGGTTTCGGCCCGACCCCTGAGAACGCCCCTGACGGACAGCGACTGCGCGTGCTGGCCTTTTTGGGCGTTCTTGCTTTGGCGCCACTGCTGTTCATCGGTGATCCCGACTGGCTACCCGGCCCTCTGAACCAGTCTGTCTGGAACCTGGGACACATTGCCCTTTTCGGTTCGTTGACACTGGTTGTCCGTCCCTGGCGATGGCTGCAAGGTTGGAGACTCTGGCTGGTTGCGACCGCGACCATGCTGTTGACAGGTGCCCTGATCGAAGCCGCTCAGTCCAAGCTGGGGCGGGAGGCAGACTGGCACGATATTCTGCGCAACCTGATTGGCGTCTGGCTGATTCTGGCCTGGTACCCGCTGGTCGCTCCCGACGCCAGGCGCAGCGTTCCGATCATCGGCCTGGCCATTGCATGCACCCTGTTCGTAATCGTTGAACTGGGCTCCACCGGTATCGTCGCGGCCCGGCAATTCGAGCTCAGCCATCAATTGCCGAAGCTCTACAACTTTGACCACGAGGATCCCACACCGTTCTGGCTCGGCGACCTCAAGCCTTCGCCGGACCCGGCTCGGGATCATGGCCGAAGCCTTCGGATTGAACTGGACACAGGTAGATACTCGGGCGCATCCCTGATAAACCTGCCGGCCGACTGGCGACAGTACAAGCGGCTCACCATCACCCTGTACAACCCAGACCAGAGCCCCCTGCCACTGACACTCCGGATCAACGATCTGGAGCATGAGCACGGCGACAATGCCCACAGTGATCGCTACAACACCTCATTTACCCTGGCACCGGGCGTCAACACTTATACTCTGGCACTGGAGGCGGTCAAGAACGCGCCCCGGAACCGCACCCTGGATATGAGCCGCATTCATCGGCTGACGGTGTTTGCCATGCGCCTGCCAGAGCCAAGAACCATCTACCTGCTGGACCTCAGACTGGATTGA
- a CDS encoding NAD-dependent protein deacetylase: MPVMRHRTRPFSSSYRLPATDEAPVLHEPEHAGSLLADFIRRHPKLLILTGAGVSTDSGIPDYRDGEGAWKRKQPVQHQAFMDSFETRQRYWGRSLIGWPVMRNATPNPSHHHISDLELLNHSNLVVTQNVDRLHQKAGTRAVTDLHGRADEVICMSCGYRCPRDEVHDRCAQLNPGFGHYRADTAPDGDADLEVDFSDFRPVDCPKCNGILKPDVVFFGDYVPKERVHSSLDVLKASDALLVVGSSLIVFSGFRFCRYAKEWGKPMATLNLGRTRAEQMVDLKLNARIGETLRASLDQL; this comes from the coding sequence ATGCCTGTGATGCGTCACCGAACCCGCCCCTTCAGCTCCAGCTACCGCCTACCGGCGACTGATGAAGCGCCGGTTCTGCACGAACCGGAGCACGCCGGGAGTCTGCTGGCCGACTTTATTCGCCGGCATCCGAAGCTGCTGATCCTGACCGGAGCGGGCGTGAGCACGGATTCCGGGATCCCCGATTATCGGGATGGCGAGGGTGCCTGGAAGCGCAAGCAGCCGGTCCAGCATCAGGCCTTCATGGACAGCTTTGAAACCCGGCAGCGCTATTGGGGCCGAAGCCTCATCGGCTGGCCGGTGATGCGCAATGCCACGCCGAACCCCTCGCACCATCACATTTCCGATCTGGAGCTGCTTAACCACAGTAACCTGGTAGTCACCCAGAATGTTGACCGGCTGCACCAGAAAGCGGGCACCCGGGCGGTTACCGATCTGCACGGCCGGGCTGACGAAGTGATCTGCATGAGCTGTGGGTATCGGTGTCCCCGGGATGAAGTCCATGACCGATGCGCCCAACTCAACCCCGGGTTTGGTCACTACCGGGCAGACACGGCACCCGACGGCGATGCGGATCTGGAGGTGGATTTCAGCGATTTCCGGCCGGTGGACTGTCCGAAGTGTAACGGGATTCTGAAACCGGATGTGGTGTTCTTCGGAGACTATGTACCGAAGGAACGGGTCCACTCCTCACTGGATGTGCTCAAGGCAAGCGATGCCCTGCTGGTTGTCGGCTCATCGTTGATTGTGTTCTCGGGCTTTCGATTCTGCCGCTACGCCAAGGAATGGGGCAAGCCCATGGCGACTCTCAATCTCGGAAGGACCCGGGCAGAGCAGATGGTGGATCTGAAGCTGAATGCGAGAATCGGAGAGACCCTCCGGGCTTCACTCGACCAGCTCTAA
- a CDS encoding Glu/Leu/Phe/Val dehydrogenase dimerization domain-containing protein, whose product MNVFSHPEFDNHEHLSFFCDPETGLKAIVAIHNTSRGPALGGCRMFPYANDEQALRDVLRLSKGMTYKSALANLDLGGGKSVIIGDPRKQKTEALLEAMGKHLEGLGGQYIAAEDSGTSVPDLKVMGRHTQNVAGIAERIGFDGQPSNGDPSPATAYGTFIGLKAAVRHKLGRDDLKGLKVAIQGIGNVGFRLARHLKEAGAELWVYDIYADNMQRAVDELGAKPASAEDILFLPVDVVAPCAMGAVLNDDSIPQLKATVVAGAANNLLEHPEHDQALKDRGILYAPDFAINAGGIIDVFYERTGASPETVRAHVDTIGDTLTEIFTRSDRSGRPTGAIANELAEERFRKHEARGNPVSEPLARVG is encoded by the coding sequence ATGAACGTATTCAGCCATCCCGAGTTTGACAACCACGAGCACCTGTCCTTTTTCTGCGATCCGGAAACCGGACTGAAAGCCATCGTAGCGATCCACAACACCTCCCGCGGCCCTGCCCTTGGCGGTTGCCGGATGTTCCCCTACGCCAACGATGAGCAGGCTTTGCGCGATGTACTGCGCCTGTCCAAGGGCATGACCTACAAATCGGCACTCGCCAACCTGGATCTGGGCGGCGGCAAGTCCGTCATCATTGGCGACCCTCGCAAACAGAAGACCGAAGCCCTGCTTGAAGCCATGGGCAAACACCTGGAAGGCCTCGGCGGGCAGTACATTGCCGCAGAGGATTCCGGCACCAGTGTCCCGGACCTCAAGGTCATGGGCCGCCACACACAGAACGTCGCCGGCATTGCCGAACGCATTGGCTTTGACGGCCAGCCCAGCAATGGCGACCCGTCACCCGCCACCGCCTATGGCACCTTTATCGGTCTCAAGGCTGCTGTCCGGCACAAGCTGGGCCGGGATGATCTGAAGGGTCTGAAGGTCGCCATCCAGGGTATCGGCAATGTCGGTTTCCGACTGGCCCGGCATCTGAAAGAGGCCGGCGCCGAGCTCTGGGTGTACGACATCTACGCCGACAACATGCAACGCGCCGTAGACGAACTGGGCGCCAAGCCCGCCTCCGCCGAGGACATTCTGTTCCTCCCGGTCGACGTGGTCGCGCCCTGCGCCATGGGAGCGGTGCTGAACGACGACAGCATTCCGCAGTTGAAGGCCACCGTGGTGGCCGGTGCGGCCAACAACCTGCTCGAACACCCGGAGCACGACCAGGCTCTGAAGGATCGCGGCATTCTCTATGCGCCGGACTTTGCCATCAATGCCGGCGGCATCATCGATGTCTTTTACGAGCGCACCGGGGCATCGCCCGAGACGGTTCGCGCCCACGTGGACACCATCGGTGACACCCTCACGGAAATCTTCACCCGCTCTGATCGCAGTGGCCGTCCGACCGGCGCCATCGCCAATGAGCTGGCGGAGGAGCGTTTCCGCAAACACGAGGCCCGGGGGAATCCGGTGTCCGAACCTCTGGCCCGGGTCGGATAA
- a CDS encoding ABC-F family ATPase: MISTANITMQFGAKPLFENVSAKFGNGNRYGLIGANGCGKSTLMKILGGDLEPSAGQVMLEPNTRLGKLRQDQFAYEECTVMDTVIMGHEELWQVKKERDRIYSQAEMSEEDGMAVADLEVQFAEMDGYTAEARAGELLLGLEIPLEEHNGPMSALAPGWKLRVLLAQALFSDPDVLLLDEPTNHLDINTIRWLENILVARNSTMIIISHDRHFLNSVCTHMADLDYGELRLFPGNYDEYMTAATQARERMMADNAKKKAQIAELQQFVSRFSANASKAKQATSRARQIDKIQLEEVKPSSRVSPFIRFEQGKKLHRQAVTLKDLTKGFDGETLFNKLNLQVEAGERVAIIGPNGIGKTTLLQCMSGAYEPDGGEVKWTDSAEVGYFAQDHTADFAADDTLTDWMAQWTSGGEQLVRGTLGRMLFSGDDIGKSVKVISGGEQGRMLFGKLILQKPNVMLMDEPTNHLDMESIEALNLALENYPGTLIFVSHDREFVSSLATRIIELSADGVTDFSGSYDDYLKSQGYF, translated from the coding sequence TTGATCTCCACCGCCAATATCACCATGCAGTTCGGGGCGAAGCCCCTGTTCGAAAACGTTTCTGCCAAGTTCGGCAATGGCAACCGGTACGGCCTGATCGGCGCCAACGGTTGCGGTAAATCCACACTGATGAAGATTCTCGGTGGTGATCTTGAACCCTCCGCCGGTCAGGTCATGCTCGAGCCGAATACCCGGCTGGGTAAGCTGCGCCAGGACCAGTTCGCTTATGAAGAGTGCACGGTCATGGATACCGTGATCATGGGCCACGAAGAGCTCTGGCAGGTGAAGAAAGAACGCGACCGGATCTATTCCCAGGCTGAAATGAGCGAGGAAGATGGCATGGCCGTCGCGGATCTGGAAGTCCAGTTCGCCGAGATGGACGGCTATACGGCGGAGGCCCGTGCCGGAGAGCTCTTGCTGGGGCTGGAGATTCCGCTGGAAGAACACAATGGCCCCATGAGTGCACTGGCGCCGGGTTGGAAACTTCGGGTGTTGCTGGCTCAGGCCCTGTTCTCCGATCCCGATGTATTGTTGCTGGACGAGCCCACCAACCATCTGGACATCAACACCATCCGCTGGTTGGAAAACATCCTGGTGGCCCGCAACAGCACGATGATCATCATTTCCCACGACCGCCACTTCCTGAACAGTGTCTGCACTCACATGGCGGACCTGGATTACGGCGAGCTGCGGTTGTTCCCGGGCAATTACGATGAATACATGACCGCCGCCACCCAGGCTCGCGAGCGCATGATGGCGGACAACGCCAAGAAAAAGGCCCAGATTGCCGAGTTGCAGCAGTTCGTCAGCCGCTTCTCGGCCAACGCGTCCAAAGCCAAGCAGGCCACCTCCCGGGCCCGCCAGATCGACAAGATCCAGTTGGAAGAGGTGAAACCGTCCAGCCGGGTCAGTCCGTTCATCCGATTCGAACAGGGCAAGAAGCTGCACCGCCAGGCGGTGACGCTTAAGGACCTGACCAAGGGCTTCGATGGCGAGACCCTGTTCAACAAGCTGAACCTGCAGGTAGAGGCGGGTGAGCGCGTGGCCATCATCGGCCCGAATGGCATCGGCAAGACCACACTGCTGCAATGCATGTCGGGTGCCTATGAGCCCGACGGTGGCGAGGTGAAATGGACGGACAGTGCCGAGGTGGGCTATTTCGCCCAGGACCATACCGCGGATTTCGCCGCTGACGATACCCTGACTGACTGGATGGCCCAGTGGACCAGCGGTGGCGAACAGCTGGTACGAGGAACGCTCGGCCGTATGCTGTTTTCCGGTGACGACATCGGGAAATCGGTAAAGGTGATCTCCGGGGGTGAGCAGGGCCGGATGCTGTTCGGCAAGCTGATCCTTCAGAAGCCCAACGTGATGCTGATGGATGAGCCGACCAACCACCTGGATATGGAATCGATCGAAGCCTTGAACCTGGCGCTGGAGAACTATCCCGGAACGCTGATCTTCGTCAGCCATGACCGGGAGTTTGTTTCCTCGCTGGCGACGCGCATTATTGAGCTGAGTGCGGATGGGGTGACTGACTTCAGTGGCTCTTATGATGATTATCTTAAGAGCCAGGGATACTTTTAA
- a CDS encoding AzlC family ABC transporter permease, which translates to MSVASYSYQIQPSKVRQEFARLLPISLFVVAFGAAFGLAATQKGLLPLEALLMSTTVFAGASQFAATDMWGSEVSVLPLIAVVFAINSRHLLMGASLYPMLKDVAPAKRYGLLLLLTDANWAVSAQDYQNGKRNLEVILGGGLVLWLAWLVGTWLGVYFGGLLQDPKSLGLDMVLGCFLLAMALGGKKSPRVLVAWAAAALASLAAWKWLPPNTHVVVGALAGGVIGYFWLDKKPVAETAEGDAA; encoded by the coding sequence ATGTCTGTCGCTTCCTATTCTTATCAGATCCAGCCGAGCAAGGTCCGCCAGGAGTTTGCCCGGCTTCTTCCCATCTCCTTGTTTGTGGTGGCGTTCGGCGCTGCCTTCGGCTTGGCGGCTACCCAGAAGGGTCTGCTGCCGCTGGAAGCGTTGCTGATGAGTACCACGGTGTTTGCCGGTGCCTCGCAGTTTGCCGCGACAGATATGTGGGGCAGTGAGGTTTCGGTTCTGCCACTGATTGCCGTGGTGTTTGCCATCAATTCCCGGCATCTTCTGATGGGCGCCTCGTTGTATCCGATGCTCAAAGACGTTGCTCCGGCCAAGCGGTACGGCTTGCTTTTGCTGCTAACTGACGCGAACTGGGCGGTATCCGCCCAGGACTACCAGAACGGCAAGCGAAATCTGGAAGTGATTCTGGGTGGTGGTCTGGTGCTCTGGCTGGCATGGCTTGTGGGCACGTGGCTGGGTGTCTACTTCGGCGGGCTGCTGCAGGATCCCAAGAGTCTTGGCCTGGACATGGTGCTCGGCTGTTTCCTGCTGGCGATGGCTCTGGGCGGCAAAAAATCGCCGCGGGTTCTGGTTGCCTGGGCTGCGGCTGCGCTGGCCTCCCTGGCGGCGTGGAAGTGGCTCCCGCCCAATACCCACGTGGTGGTGGGCGCTCTTGCCGGTGGCGTGATCGGCTACTTCTGGCTGGATAAGAAGCCCGTTGCAGAGACAGCGGAGGGGGACGCCGCGTGA
- a CDS encoding peptidylprolyl isomerase: MAQATARHILVDSEAKCEELKKAIEGGQDFAEVAKQHSSCPSGRNGGDLGAFGPGQMVPEFDKAVFNGELNTVIGPIKTQFGYHLLEVTSRS, translated from the coding sequence ATGGCACAGGCAACAGCCCGCCACATTCTGGTAGACAGCGAAGCCAAGTGTGAAGAATTGAAGAAAGCCATCGAAGGTGGCCAGGATTTCGCAGAAGTCGCGAAGCAGCACTCGTCCTGCCCGTCCGGCCGCAACGGCGGCGACCTGGGCGCGTTTGGCCCGGGCCAGATGGTTCCGGAGTTCGACAAGGCCGTATTCAACGGCGAACTGAACACCGTTATCGGCCCGATCAAGACCCAGTTCGGCTACCACCTGCTGGAAGTTACCAGCCGTAGCTGA